A window from Mixophyes fleayi isolate aMixFle1 chromosome 12, aMixFle1.hap1, whole genome shotgun sequence encodes these proteins:
- the CFAP141 gene encoding cilia- and flagella-associated protein 141: MLASRVLQNTKSITQREDLLQLAEMERQRERGVSILNAWKEDAGGSISARIQRHRGAQMRQELRMANKELVLVRRAALQRLLQEEQRQYQEELNRLGRAFYVQKM, encoded by the exons ATGTTGGCATCCAGGGTTCtacaaaacacaaaaagcatCACCCAG AGAGAGGACCTCCTCCAGCTTGCAGAGATGGAACGTCAACG TGAGCGGGGCGTCAGCATCCTGAATGCATGGAAAGAGGACGCTGGGGGATCCATCTCCGCTCGGATCCAGAGACATCGCGGCGCGCAGATGCGTCAGGAGCTGAGGATGGCGAATAAGGAACTCGTATTG GTTCGCAGAGCGGCTCTACAGCGCCTCCTACAGGAGGAACAACGGCAGTACCAGGAGGAGCTGAACAGGCTGGGACGGGCTTTCTATGTACAGAAAATGTGA